From one Oscillatoria sp. FACHB-1407 genomic stretch:
- a CDS encoding DUF6335 family protein — MVDQSNTPNYGADSEAIRREVEREFEAEYGPVNPVEPDLEVLESLEDEVGLREVDLNQAVIDTVATDDTDDNLDVDDDGVADDADDQEAISNLPQEYTESYGTGLQGQPSDRAGTYSRRGEHMLNAPDYVITGGDVDANYEDANAVGEEGVGGTVSTPDQDIVDEVAAAVGLEMDDRSFLRTNDVLEERDDRRWELDPKSSEDYQDRRD, encoded by the coding sequence ATGGTTGACCAATCCAACACCCCTAACTACGGAGCAGACTCTGAAGCGATTAGACGAGAAGTTGAGCGCGAGTTTGAAGCAGAGTATGGTCCAGTGAACCCCGTAGAACCTGACTTAGAAGTTTTAGAGAGTTTAGAAGATGAAGTCGGTTTAAGGGAAGTGGATCTCAATCAGGCTGTGATTGACACCGTAGCAACGGATGATACAGACGATAACTTAGATGTCGATGATGACGGTGTTGCAGACGACGCAGACGATCAAGAAGCGATCAGCAACCTGCCACAAGAGTACACAGAGTCTTATGGAACAGGGTTACAGGGACAACCGAGCGATCGCGCTGGCACCTATTCGCGACGCGGCGAGCACATGCTGAATGCACCTGACTATGTCATTACAGGCGGTGATGTGGATGCCAACTACGAAGATGCTAATGCTGTAGGTGAAGAAGGCGTCGGTGGAACGGTGAGCACTCCCGACCAGGATATCGTTGATGAAGTAGCCGCAGCGGTTGGTCTGGAAATGGACGATCGCAGTTTCTTGAGAACCAACGACGTGTTAGAGGAACGGGACGATCGCCGTTGGGAATTAGATCCTAAATCTTCTGAAGATTATCAAGACCGTCGTGATTAA
- a CDS encoding cupin domain-containing protein, with protein MELHADLNERAIAFSEDIPWIDSPMPGVQRRMLERDGAEVARATSIVRYAPGSHFSPHTHGGGEEFLVLEGVFSDEHGDYPTGTYIRNPVGSTHTPSSQDGCTILVKLWQMHPDDQQRVAVDTARSPWLPGLVEGLQVMPLHSFGSEQVALVKWAPGTHFQPHRHWGGEEIFVLKGVFEDELGRYPKGTWIRNPSGSMHTPFSREGCLIYVKTGHLSEPLA; from the coding sequence ATGGAACTCCATGCTGATTTGAACGAACGGGCGATCGCCTTTAGTGAAGACATCCCCTGGATTGACTCACCCATGCCCGGCGTGCAACGACGCATGTTAGAGCGGGATGGAGCAGAAGTTGCTCGTGCCACCTCGATCGTGCGGTATGCCCCTGGTAGTCACTTCTCACCCCACACTCACGGCGGTGGCGAAGAGTTTCTGGTGCTGGAAGGGGTGTTTTCTGATGAGCACGGCGACTATCCCACCGGAACCTACATCCGCAATCCAGTTGGGTCTACCCACACCCCCTCTAGCCAGGACGGTTGCACGATTTTGGTGAAGTTGTGGCAGATGCACCCCGATGATCAGCAACGGGTTGCCGTGGATACAGCGCGATCGCCCTGGCTTCCGGGATTAGTAGAGGGGTTGCAGGTGATGCCGCTGCACAGTTTTGGCAGCGAACAGGTAGCACTGGTAAAGTGGGCACCGGGAACACACTTTCAACCACACCGCCACTGGGGTGGAGAAGAAATTTTTGTGCTGAAGGGAGTCTTTGAGGATGAGTTAGGCCGCTATCCCAAGGGCACCTGGATTCGCAACCCGTCTGGTAGTATGCATACGCCGTTTAGCCGTGAGGGATGTCTGATCTACGTTAAAACTGGACATCTAAGTGAGCCTCTGGCGTGA